Proteins encoded within one genomic window of Rhododendron vialii isolate Sample 1 chromosome 1a, ASM3025357v1:
- the LOC131327037 gene encoding uncharacterized protein LOC131327037, translating to MGDKDKKTETSGSKDTVRDLFHRRSLTSIKLNGANYLPWSRAVTVSLRASGETSYITDAPSEDSVWIQNDSYIMTLLWNSLEPDIFNNVACLDTSKEDELNVYQPLTTDLKVQQKYRDEFRVTKFLSGLNTELAPLSPQILSGKEVPTVGEPFARIRRAAPQSSVLEHPTPSALAAPTTGLIPSSGNFSHSNPPHNRSGSYERGGRRGGRGGRGGRGTKKCTHCNATNHTVELCWKLHGKPAWANQATFEGEPPGLAPPDQITISRPEYDSMFHKANASSTSIATHVSSGNTCLHSSSRTGSAPWILDSGASDHMTGSQDAEDDWWGV from the exons ATGGGTGATAAGGATAAGAAAACCGAAACATCTGGCTCTAAGGACACTGTTAGGGATCTATTTCATCGTCGTTCTCTCACctcaattaaattaaatggagCCAATTATTTGCCATGGTCACGTGCTGTGACTGTTTCTTTGCGAGCAAGTGGTGAGACTTCCTATATCACTGATGCCCCATCTGAAGATTCtgtttggattcaaaatgaTTCATATATTATGACTTTGCTTTGGAATAGTCTTGAACCTGATATTTTTAACAATGTTGCATGCCTTGACACATCCAAAGAA GATGAGTTAAATGTTTATCAACCTTTAACCACAGATTTAAAGGTTCAGCAGAAATACAGAGATGAATTTCGAGTTACCAAATTCTTGTCCGGACTGAATACAGAACTTGCTCCTCTCAGTCCCCAAATTCTTTCCGGCAAGGAAGTTCCTACTGTTGGTGAGCCTTTTGCTCGTATTCGAAGGGCTGCTCCTCAGTCTTCTGTTTTAGAGCATCCAACTCCATCTGCTCTAGCTGCTCCTACTACTGGTCTTATTCCATCTTCTGGGAATTTTAGCCACTCTAATCCTCCCCACAATCGTAGTGGTTCTTATGAACGTGGTGGTCGACGTGGCGGCCGTGGGGGGCGTGGTGGTCGTGGCACCAAGAAGTGTACACATTGCAATGCAACCAATCACACTGTTGAGTTATGTTGGAAGCTTCATGGCAAGCCGGCTTGGGCTAATCAGGCTACATTTGAGGGGGAGCCACCTGGGTTGGCTCCTCCAGATCAGATTACTATCTCTAGGCCTGAGTATGATTCCATGTTTCACAAAGCTAATGCATCTTCGACTTCCATTGCGACTCATGTCTCATCAGGTAATACTTGCCTTCACTCATCTTCTCGTACTGGCAGTGCTCCATGGATTCTCGATTCTGGCGCAtctgatcatatgacag gatctcaagacgcAGAGGATGATTGGTGGGGGGTATAA
- the LOC131327042 gene encoding putative disease resistance RPP13-like protein 1 has translation MVYNDEIVDKHFEMKAWVCVSEVFDIVGVTKAILEFVTKSPCEFKALAQVQDVLKKELAGKKFLIVLDDVWNKNHGDWSSLKSPFNDGAPGRKVIVTTRNSDVAFVMAGPNKYHSLKELSEDECWSVLAQHAFEGRSMDANQNLVSIGKEIMKKCEGLPLVARTLGGLLRCKLTEDEWKGVLNSKIWELSEEESHILPALRLGYYHLPSHLKKCFAYCSILPKDYKFEEEELVFLWMAEGLIPKQTGGRQMEDLGCEYFHELLSRSFFQPSSSGEQFVMHDLINDLAQFLARKTCFRLEDKLIKESEGDESISKARHSSYSRGYRDGIKKFEAFKKAKNLRTFLPCGPRYEYGSYLTSDVPLRLLPCLKRLRVLSLQRYRIGELSNSIGDLKHVRYLDLSCALVLMLPESIGTLYNLQTLILRDCKNLKKLPANTSDLISLRHLDVTGAHSLQEMPPKIGKLTSLQTFSNFIVGNGNGSKITELGSLIYLRGTLSISGLENVTDALDARRAILKDKQGLNVLRMEWSNISDNSHNENVESQVLDIIFQNCEKCTSLPPLGQLPSLAKLYIQEMKAVGNVGLEFYGLGCSNPFPALEILTFKDMPEWKEWTSFGVEEGAQAFARLSELSIKRCPKLSQELPRNLPRLRHLDIEDCPALVVAWIQNPPELNEVRNMLHFDSLVSLHLSNISIADSLGLTGLQELFLCGFEELTTLWEDEVRLQNCLPALRRLTIVVCPQLISLFAGGEERDSLKSLQELFISRCPSLTSLPILPSTLKELQIQNCDGLVSLPDLTLLNNLEKLYLLSCPSLPCLSSGSGLPPALKELTINRCAELKSLITEEGIKIECPSLESVKIWGCNRLNTLPDVMQNNNGLKNLSRVGIWNCKNLESLPEGWFPTTNFRYFNIYSCEKLEPLPNHAYNNRLASVEELSVGGFPAGTGLLSRILDEGSSSNFTNLTKLTIYDVDIGKLCGLHRLYSLRELSLENCDWVSFPEDGMLSFPSSLVELRIQSFPNLEKLSLKDFEILVSLERLEIRNCPKLTSISDLRLPPSLSKLFIDWCPKLASFPEQGLPPLLSDLCISGCPELASFPEQGLPPSLSDLVIYKCPNFASFPEQGLPPLLLRLRIIECPILKRQCEKRKGPYWRFIAHIPEVEIDHRFVFDPSS, from the exons ATGGTCTACAACGATGAGATAGTGGACAAGCATTTTGAGATGAAAGCATGGGTCTGTGTATCAGAAGTGTTCGACATTGTAGGAGTGACAAAAGCTATTCTTGAGTTTGTCACTAAAAGCCCGTGCGAATTTAAAGCCTTGGCTCAAGTTCAAGATGTGCTAAAAAAGGAATTGGCTGGGAAAAAGTTCTTGATTGTTCTTGATGATGTGTGGAACAAAAACCATGGTGACTGGAGCAGTTTAAAGAGTCCTTTCAATGATGGGGCTCCGGGACGTAAAGTCATTGTAACAACACGCAATAGTGATGTTGCATTTGTAATGGCTGGACCCAATAAATATCACTCCCTAAAAGAACTATCCGAGGATGAGTGTTGGTCTGTGCTTGCACAACATGCATTTGAGGGTAGAAGCATGGATGCAAATCAAAATTTGGTTTCAATTGGTAaggaaattatgaaaaaatgtGAAGGTTTGCCTTTGGTAGCTAGGACACTCGGTGGCCTTCTACGGTGCAAGTTGACCGAAGATGAATGGAAAGGAGTATTAAATAGTAAAATATGGGAGTTATCAGAAGAGGAAAGTCACATTCTTCCAGCTTTGAGATTAGGTTACTATCACCTCCCTTCGCATTTGAAGAAGTGTTTTgcatattgttccattttgcCAAAGGATTACAAATTTGAGGAGGAGGAACTAGTTTTCTTGTGGATGGCAGAAGGCTTAATTCCGAAGCAAACAGGGGGAAGGCAAATGGAAGATCTTGGTTGTGAGTACTTCCATGAATTGTTATCGAGGTCATTTTTTCAACCATCAAGTAGTGGTGAACAATTTGTTATGCATGACCTCATCAATGATTTGGCTCAATTTCTTGCAAGAAAAACTTGTTTTAGGCTAGAGGATAAGCTGATCAAAGAGAGTGAAGGAGATGAAAGTATTAGTAAGGCTCGGCATTCATCCTACTCACGTGGGTATCGTGATGGCATAAAGAAGTTTGAGGCCTTTAAGAAAGCCAAAAATTTGAGGACATTTTTACCATGTGGGCCTAGATATGAATATGGGTCCTACTTGACTAGTGACGTTCCCCTTCGTCTATTACCATGTCTCAAACGTTTACGTGTGCTTAGTTTGCAAAGATATCGAATAGGTGAACTTTCCAATTCGATTGGGGATTTGAAGCATGTGAGGTACCTTGACCTTTCATGTGCCTTGGTTTTAATGTTACCAGAATCAATAGGCACTCTCTACAACCTACAAACgctaattttgagagattgtaaAAATCTTAAGAAGTTGCCTGCAAACACTAGTGACTTGATTAGTTTGCGTCATCTTGATGTTACTGGTGCACATTCCTTACAAGAAATGCCaccaaaaataggaaaattgaCAAGTCTCCAAACTTTCTCAAACTTCATTGTTGGCAATGGCAACGGGTCCAAGATAACTGAGCTGGGCAGCCTGATTTATCTTAGAGGGACACTTAGCATATCAGGGTTGGAGAATGTGACAGATGCTCTAGATGCGAGGAGGGCCATCTTGAAGGATAAACAAGGTTTAAATGTGCTAAGGATGGAGTGGAGTAACATCTCAGATAATTCTCACAACGAAAATGTTGAATCACAAGTGCTTGATATcatc TTTCAAAATTGTGAAAAATGCACTTCCTTGCCACCTTTGGGGCAGTTACCCTCACTTGCAAAACTCTACATTCAAGAAATGAAGGCAGTAGGTAATGTTGGACTTGAGTTCTATGGCTTGGGCTGCTCAAATCCTTTTCCAGCTTTGGAGATTTTAACCTTCAAAGACATGCCCGAATGGAAAGAGTGGACTTCTTTTGGAGTCGAGGAGGGAGCTCAAGCATTTGCTCGGCTATCAGAGCTCTCCATTAAAAGATGTCCCAAGCTTTCGCAAGAGTTGCCAAGAAATCTTCCTCGGTTAAGACATCTGGATATTGAGGACTGCCCGGCGTTAGTGGTTGCGTGGATCCAAAACCCTCCAGAACTGAATGAAGTGAGAAATATGCTTCACTTTGATTCACTCGTGTCCTTGCATCTATCAAATATTTCGATTGCCGACTCCTTGG GGCTGACGGGACTCCAAGAATTATTTCTCTGCGGTTTCGAAGAACTCACAACATTGTGGGAGGATGAGGTGAGACTACAAAACTGTCTCCCTGCCCTCCGACGTCTCACTATTGTAGTCTGCCCCCAACTTATTTCCTTGTTTGCaggaggagaagaaagagaTAGCCTCAAATCTCTTCAAGAGCTTTTCATCTCCCGGTGTCCAAGCCTCACCTCTTTACCTATCTTGCCGTCTACGCTGAAAGAGTTGCAGATTCAGAACTGTGATGGGCTGGTGTCCCTGCCTGATTTGACGTTGTTGAATAATCTTGAGAAGCTGTACCTTTTATCCTGTCCATCCCTGCCGTGCTTAAGTTCCGGAAGTGGGCTCCCGCCGGCTCTCAAAGAACTGACGATTAATAGGTGTGCAGAGCTAAAGTCGCTAATAACAGAGGAGGGGATTAAGATCGAGTGTCCATCTCTTGAATCTGTTAAGATCTGGGGTTGTAATCGCCTCAATACCCTACCAGATGTCATGCAAAATAATAATGGTCTCAAGAATCTCAGTCGGGTGGGGATATGGAACTGTAAGAATCTAGAGTCCCTTCCGGAAGGATGGTTTCCCACAACCAATTTCAGGTATTTTAATATCTATAGCTGCGAGAAACTCGAGCCCCTTCCAAACCACGCGTACAACAACCGCCTCGCTTCTGTTGAAGAGCTGTCCGTAGGTGGTTTTCCTGCGGGTACAGGACTCCTCTCCCGCATTCTGGATGAAGGAAGTTCCTCCAACTTTACCAACCTCACTAAACTTACCATCTATGATGTCGACATCGGTAAGCTGTGTGGCTTGCACCGATTGTACTCTCTCAGAGAACTCTCCCTCGAGAATTGTGATTGGGTGTCCTTTCCAGAAGATGGGATGTTGTCGTTTCCTTCCTCTCTAGTTGAACTGCGCATCCAGAGCTTCCCAAATCTGGAGAAGCTATCTTTGAAGGACTTTGAAATTCTCGTCTCTCTTGAACGACTTGAAATCAGAAATTGCCCCAAGCTCACGTCCATTTCAGATCTAAGACTGCCTCCCTCGCTTTCGAAATTGTTCATCGACTGGTGCCCCAAGCTCGCATCGTTTCCGGAGCAAGGGCTGCCTCCCTTGCTTTCGGATTTGTGTATCTCTGGCTGCCCCGAGCTCGCATCGTTTCCGGAGCAAGGGCTGCCTCCCTCGCTTTCTGATTTGGTTATCTATAAATGTCCCAACTTCGCATCGTTTCCGGAGCAAGGGCTGCCTCCCTTGCTTTTGCGTTTGCGGATCATAGAATGTCCGATACTGAAACGACAATGTGAAAAGAGGAAAGGCCCATATTGGCGCTTCATTGCACACATTCCTGAAGTCGAGATAGACCATAGATTCGTCTTTGACCCAAGCAGCTAA
- the LOC131327058 gene encoding uncharacterized protein LOC131327058 → MVAMREFSRRNPPVFDGTSSDPLVADHWLAQIRKLFRALNIIEDNIRVGIVAVQLVREAGEWWESVLESRKDARRAARIAAQVNEPDVENLTWAEFEALFEEQYFSKTSQENLREQFEKLEQGNMTVSEYVQKFQSLSRFTPELVATEERKCRRFEKGLHNTIRRMVMVQRKMKFFEVVECARSIEIPKEAQRNARAWEPRQPVGSLSSSSGSLGSQEQRDRGNRLRDHLINPILGCLLLRELGVPHLDLRLCVTGVTNPGTSVLSVLSFLRCVIIVVRWIILLEVALKGRERVPFRGAQRQQQPHFRQTSSVQSSGVDRGASSSAPPQGSGQGRGFVQGQGTQWHVFNINTNASPFVSQAPETSVVSGTFLLFNSFARVLFDSGASHFFIATSFMCALELDTENLDSLLFVETPLGGKSSLSRIYRGCELVICDRCFIFDFIVLDMLGFDLILGMDWLSTYLCGSRERELIYALLASLTLDEDMSMSGELPLVVREFPDVFPEELPSLPPEREIEFTIDLLLGTAPISIPPYRFAPAELRELKVQLQELENLGFIRPSTSPWGALTLFALKKDGSLCLCIDYRKLNRVTVKNKYPMPRIDDLFDQLRGATCFSKIDLRSGYHQLRVRREDIPKTTFHTRYGHYEFVVMPFGLTNAQATFMDLMNRIFRAYLDHFVVVFVDDILIYSSSEEEHQIHLTIVLELLREHRLYAKLSKCEFWLPNVKFLGHVVSKGGSWHHYLYGEKLEVYSDHKSLKYLFSQKELNLRQCHWMKHLEDYDFELHYHLGKANVVADALSRKSIHLASLAIREWKVVNDLGHYASHFEEVQEGVTLCNLTVQSALSTQVGEAQQHDEEAEELRTKFLNGKARDGWMIHADRSLRY, encoded by the exons ATGGTAGCAATGAGGGAGTTTAGCCGTAGGAACCCTCCGGTGTTCGATGGGACTAGTAGTGACCCGTTGGTAGCCGACCACTGGCTAGCTCAGATCCGTAAACTCTTTCGAGCTCTAAATATCATTGAGGACAACATCAGAGTAGGTATCGTGGCTGTTCAATTAGTTAGGGAAGCTggtgaatggtgggaatccgTTCTAGAGAGTAGGAAGGATGCAAGGAGGGCGGCAAGAATCGCAGCTCAAGTAAACGAGCCGGATGTTGAAAATCTGACATGGGCTGAATTTGAGGCGCTCTTCGAGGAGCAGTACTTTTCGAAAACTTCACAAGAGAATTTGAGGGAACAATTTGAGAAGCTGGAACAGGGAAATATGACTGTTTCAGAGTACGTACAGAAATTTCAGTCTTTGTCTCGTTTCACtccagagttggtggcgacggagGAGAGGAAATGTCGACGGTTTGAGAAGGGGTTGCATAACACTATAAGAAGAATGGTGATGGTCCAACGTAAGATGAAGTTTTTCGAAGTGGTGGAATGTGCAAGGAGCATTGAGATACCGAAAGAAGCCCAACGAAATGCAAGGGCTTGGGAACCAAGACAACCTGTGGGAAGTTTGAGTTCTTCTTCTGGTAGTCTCGGGAGTCAAGAACAAAGAGACAGAGGGAACCGTCTCAGGGACCACCTAATCAATCCAATTTTAGGGTGCCTTCTTCTTCGAGAACTCGGGGTGCCTCATCTAGACCTCCGATTGTGTGTTACAGGTGTAACCAACCCGGGCACGTCCGTGCTCAGTGTCCTCAGCTTTCTAAGGTGTGTTATAATTGTGGTAAGATGGATCATCTTGCTTGAAGTTGCCCTCAAGGGGCGGGAGCGTGTA CCTTTCAGAGGTGctcagaggcagcagcagcctcATTTTCGCCAAACGTCGTCAGTTCAGAGTTCTGGGGTCGACCGAGGGGCAAGTTCGTCTGCACCTCCTCAAGGTTCCGGTCAAGGAAGAGGTTTTGTGCAGGGTCAGGGTACCCAATGGCATGTTTTCAAtatcaacaccaatgcatcaccTTTTGTTTCTCAGGCTCCAGAGACATCAGTTGTGAGTGGTACTTTTCTTCTATTCAACTCTTTTGCTAGAGTACTCTTCGATTCTGGAGCATCACATTTTTTCATTGCTACGTCATTTATGTGTGCATTGGAGTTGGATACCGAGAATCTTGATTCGCTGTTATTTGTCGAGACACCATTAGGGGGAAAGTCCTCTCTGAGTCGTATCTATAGAGGTTGTGAGCTCGTTATTTGTGACCGCTGTTTCATCTTTGACTTCATCGTTCTAGATATGTTGGGGTTTGACCTCATTTTGGGGATGGACTGGTTGTCTACGTATTTGTGTGGGTCTCGGGAAAGAGAGTTGATTTATGCTTTGTTGGCGAGCTTGACATTAGATGAGGATATGTCTATGAGTGGGGAGTTACCCTTGGTAGTTCGCGAGTTTCCCGATGTATTTCCTGAAGAGTTACCCAGTTTGCCTCCCGAGAGAGAAATTGAGTTCACGATAGACTTGCTTCTGGGCACCGCTCCTATCTCGATTCCTCCTTATCGTTTTGCACCCGCCGAACTTAGAGAGTTGAAAGTTCAACTGCAGGAGTTAGAAAATTTGGGGTTCATTCGTCCTAGCacatcaccgtggggagcactgACTTTGTTTGCCctaaagaaggatggttcactttGTTTGTGCATCGATTATCGTAAGCTTAACCGTGTGACcgttaagaataagtatcccaTGCCAAGAATTGATGACTTATTTGATCAACTCCGAGGTGCGACTTGCTTTTCCAAAATCGATCTGAGGTCCGGTTATCACCAATTAAGAGTTCGTAGAGAGGATATTCCTAAAACCACCTTTCATACTCGCTATGGCCATTATGAATTTGTTGTGATGCCATTCGGTTTGACAAATGCTCAAGCTACTTTTATGGATCTCATGAACCGTATCTTCCGCGCGTATCTCGATCACTTTGTGGTTGTATTCGTCGACGACATTCTCATTTATTCATCCTCGGAAGAGGAACACCAAATTCATCTTACcatcgttcttgaactcttgagggAACACCGTTTATACGCcaagcttagtaagtgtgagttttggttaccTAATGTTAAGTTCCTGGGTCATGTGGTTTCAAAAGGAGGG agttggcaTCATTACCTTTACGGTGAGAAGCTTGAAGTCTATTCCGACCATAAAAGCCTAAAGTATCTCTTTTCTCAAAAGGAGCTTAACTTGCGTCAATGTCATTGGATGAAACACTTAGAAGATTATGACTTTGAATTGCATTATCATCTGGGTAAGGCAAACGTCGTGGCGGACGCGTTGAGTAGAAAATCGATACATTTAGCAAGCCTAGCCATACGAGAGTGGAAGGTGGTGAACGATTTAGGCCATTATGCTTCGCACTTTGAGGAGGTTCAGGAAGGGGTCACATTATGTAACTTGACCGTGCAATCGGCTTTGTCGACTCAAGTAGGTGAGGCTCAACAACATGATGAAGAAGCAGAGGAACTTCGTACCAAATTCCTTAACGGTAAAGCTCGAGatgggtggatgattcacgccgacCGAAGTTTACGTTAttaa